A window of the Hordeum vulgare subsp. vulgare chromosome 5H, MorexV3_pseudomolecules_assembly, whole genome shotgun sequence genome harbors these coding sequences:
- the LOC123398007 gene encoding C-factor, whose product MRANTLRAAMATARMAMSLPSPARALSSAAAAPPASGVSMVQGASRGIGLEFVRQLLRRSDQGRVVATCRAPDSAAELQELRREHAGRLTVLPLDVTDESTIEAAAAAVGETHGSLDLLINAAGILSIPNVIQPETSLSKVQKSSLLLAYEVNAVGPILVIKHMRPFLKIGASLETGKGFSLVANMSARVGSIGDNALGGWHSYRASKTALNQLTKTASVELGKKDNIACILLHPGTVDTDLSRPFQRNVAKDKLFTREFSVQKLLSIIDNAKKTDNGKFFAWDGQEIPW is encoded by the exons ATGCGCGCGAATACGCTCAGAGCAGCAATGGCGACGGCGAGGATGGCGATGTCGCTGCCGTCGCCGGCAAGAGCGCTCTCGTCcgcggccgccgcccctcccgccTCCGGCGTGTCCATGGTGCAGGGCGCGTCGCGCGGCATCGGCCTCGAGTTT GTGAGGCAGCTGCTGCGGAGGAGCGACCAGGGCCGCGTCGTCGCGACGTGCCGCGCCCCCGACTCCGCCGCCGAGCTCCAGGAGCTTAGGCGGGAGCACGCGGGGCGCCTCACCGTGCTGCCGCTGGACGTCACCGACGAGAGCACCATAGAG GCCGCCGCGGCCGCAGTTGGGGAGACCCACGGATCCCTCGACCTGCTGATCAATGCCGCCGGCATCCTTTCGATCCCAAATGTTATACAGCCAG AGACCTCGTTGAGCAAAGTTCAGAAGTCATCCCTGCTACTGGCATACGAAGTCAATGCTGTCGGTCCTATTCTGGTCATCAAG CACATGCGCCCGTTCCTGAAGATCGGTGCGAGCTTGGAAACAGGGAAAGGTTTCTCGTTGGTTGCGAATATGAGCGCTAGGGTTGGCTCGATAGGGGACAATGCTCTGGGAGGCTGGCATTCGTACAGAGCTTCTAAAACAGCACTGAATCAAT TGACAAAGACTGCATCAGTCGAGTTGGGCAAGAAGGACAACATCGCCTGCATTTTGCTGCATCCAGGAACAGTCGACACCGATCTCTCACGGCCGTTCCAGAGAAATGTGGCCAAGGATAAGCTCTTCACGAGGGAGTTCTCTGTACAGAAGCTCCTGTCCATCATCGACAATGCCAAGAAGACTGACAACGGGAAGTTCTTCGCTTGGGATGGCCAAGAAATTCCTTGGTGA
- the LOC123398006 gene encoding vacuolar-sorting receptor 1-like: MLRLLIIGAAILGCCHGQSEVSRRKSRLRVMSPPELEGAYGCASADFGFPQHGGSMTGVVVYPRYNGQACSNFDEYGISLRSRRAGALPVFLLVDRGDCFFATKVRNGQKAGAAAVLVANTKSEPLFAIEGAESRSANKTDDLPDITIPSALITRSLGDSLKKAIDNGNLVTINLDWMESRPYPDERAEYEFWTNSNDECGPKCDDQVDFLKRFKGVAQTLEKKGYTQFTPHYITWYCLESFVLSKQCRSQCINHGRYCAQDPEQGFSKGYDGRDVVIQNLYQICVFKVAKKTGKPWLWWDYVTHFATTCPMKKKMYPHECASRVIRSLGLSQKAVDMCVGDPDADKDHPVLKAEQDAQIGKGTRSDVTMLPTLVINNRQYRGKLEKGAVLRALCTSFQENNEPSVCSNEDIQTNQCLDNNGGCWQDMAANVTACKDTSTGTVCECPVLQGVKYIGDGYNHCEGTVVIFNIYLLIAFVCSFEVMCRRCSFLCGKDSYLDNLSIFLSIVSFIEKNRGSTQLS, encoded by the exons ATGCTGAGGCTACTGATCATTGGTGCAGCGATCTTGGGCTGCTGCCATGGGCAGTCCGAAGTGTCCCGGAGAAAGAGCCGTCTGAGGGTGATGTCGCCGCCGGAGCTCGAGGGCGCATACGGCTGCGCCAGTGCCGACTTCGGTTTCCCGCAGCACGGTGGCTCCATGACCGGCGTGGTCGTCTACCCAAGATACAACGGGCAGGCTTGCAGCAACTTCGATGAATATGGCATCTCTCTCCGTTCTCGCCGAGCTGGCGCACTTCCTGTTTTCTTGCTCGTCGACAGAGGAG ACTGTTTCTTCGCAACCAAGGTGAGGAATGGGCAGAAAGCCGGAGCAGCAGCAGTTCTTGTTGCTAATACAAAATCTGAACCATTATTTGCAATAGAAGGAGCAGAGAGCAGAAGCGCAAACAAAACAGATGATTTACCGGATATCACCATTCCTTCAGCACTTATAACCAGGAGCCTGGGGGACAGTCTCAAGAAAGCAATTGATAATGGCAACTTGGTTACTATAAACTTGGACTGGATGGAGTCCCGACCGTACCCTGATGAGCGTGCTGAGTATGAATTTTGGACAAACAGTAACGATGAATGTGGTCCAAAATGCGATGACCAGGTTGATTTCCTGAAGAGGTTCAAAGGTGTGGCCCAGACACTCGAGAAGAAGGGCTACACACAGTTCACTCCTCATTACATTACATGGTATTGCCTAGAGAGCTTTGTCTTAAGCAAGCAGTGCAGGTCCCAATGTATCAACCATGGGAGGTATTGTGCACAGGACCCAGAACAAGGTTTCAGCAAAGGGTACGATGGGAGAGATGTGGTGATTCAGAATTTATATCaaatttgtgtgttcaaagttgCAAAGAAGACTGGGAAACCTTGGTTATGGTGGGACTATGTGACCCATTTCGCTACTACGTGCCCAATGAAGAAAAAGATGTACCCTCATGAATGTGCTTCCCGAGTAATCAGATCACTTG GCCTTAGTCAGAAAGCGGTAGACATGTGTGTTGGTGATCCTGACGCGGACAAGGATCATCCTGTGCTAAAAGCTGAACAAGATGCACAG attggCAAGGGTACTCGCAGTGATGTTACTATGTTACCAACACTTGTAATCAACAATAGGCAATACAGAG GGAAACTAGAAAAAGGAGCAGTTCTTAGAGCTCTCTGCACCAGCTTCCAGGAGAATAATGAACCATCGGTTTGCTCAAATGAAG ACATACAAACCAATCAATGCTTGGACAACAATGGCGGTTGTTGGCAAGATATGGCTGCTAACGTGACTGCGTGCAAG GACACCTCCACTGGAACAGTTTGTGAATgtccagttttgcaaggtgtgaagtacaTTGGTGATGGTTACAACCACTGCGAAGGTACAGTAGTAATTTTCAATATTTATCTTTTGATAGCTTTTGTGTGTTCTTTTGAAGTAATGTGCAGAAGATGCTCATTTCTCTGTGGCAAAGATAGCTACCTAGACAATCTGTCCATCTTCCTGTCCATAGTTTCTTTTATAGAAAAGAACAGGGGAAGTACACAGTTAAGTTAA